From Gemmatimonadaceae bacterium, a single genomic window includes:
- the chrA gene encoding chromate efflux transporter, with product MELARYFLELGTTGFGGPIALVGYMERDFVDTRRWVTREEFRDGLAFAQLAPGPLAAQLAIYLGWRAHGARGATIAGVAFVMPSFVMVLLIAIGYVQFGGAPWLAGAFYGIGSAVIAIIARSAIKLARGTVGNDGLRWLVFLVTGIVTAWTERELVWLFVASGVVVMIARARWRPSASAMVWAPLAVQDSAVTGWLGAAAPGMLVTIFAFFASAGMFVFGSGLAIVPYLHGGVVVEHGWLSERQFLDAVAVALVTPGPVVITVSFIGYLVAGVLGAVAASVAVFAPVYFITLLLAPSFERYKHNPQVRAFVDGVTAAATGAIAGAAVVLGRRAITDLATALIALATAGVLLRWRRVPEPLVVLAAGVVGLVVRRFTG from the coding sequence ATGGAGCTGGCGCGCTACTTCCTCGAGTTGGGGACCACCGGCTTTGGTGGCCCGATCGCCCTGGTCGGGTACATGGAGCGGGACTTCGTGGACACGCGTCGCTGGGTGACGCGCGAGGAGTTCCGCGACGGACTCGCATTTGCGCAGCTTGCCCCCGGTCCGCTCGCCGCGCAGCTCGCGATCTACCTGGGTTGGCGCGCACACGGAGCGCGCGGTGCGACGATTGCCGGCGTGGCGTTTGTCATGCCGTCGTTCGTGATGGTGCTTCTCATCGCGATCGGGTACGTGCAGTTCGGGGGCGCGCCATGGCTGGCCGGCGCGTTCTACGGCATCGGATCGGCGGTCATCGCCATCATCGCGCGGAGCGCCATCAAGCTGGCCCGCGGCACTGTCGGCAACGACGGGCTGCGCTGGCTCGTCTTCCTGGTCACCGGCATCGTGACCGCGTGGACGGAGCGTGAACTCGTCTGGCTGTTCGTCGCCAGCGGGGTCGTGGTGATGATTGCACGCGCGCGCTGGCGGCCGTCGGCATCCGCGATGGTCTGGGCGCCGCTTGCCGTGCAGGACTCGGCCGTGACCGGATGGCTCGGCGCCGCAGCGCCCGGAATGCTGGTGACGATCTTCGCCTTCTTTGCGAGCGCAGGCATGTTCGTGTTTGGCAGTGGGCTCGCGATCGTGCCCTACCTGCACGGCGGTGTCGTCGTGGAGCATGGCTGGCTCAGCGAGCGGCAATTCCTGGATGCCGTTGCGGTCGCGCTGGTCACGCCGGGGCCCGTCGTGATCACGGTGTCGTTCATCGGATACCTGGTGGCCGGCGTGCTGGGTGCGGTGGCCGCGTCAGTGGCGGTGTTTGCGCCCGTGTACTTCATCACGCTGTTGCTTGCGCCATCGTTCGAGCGATACAAACACAATCCGCAGGTGCGCGCGTTCGTGGACGGCGTGACCGCGGCGGCGACGGGGGCGATCGCCGGTGCGGCGGTGGTCCTGGGTCGGCGCGCCATCACGGACCTGGCCACGGCGTTGATTGCACTGGCGACGGCCGGGGTGTTGCTGCGGTGGCGGCGCGTTCCTGAGCCGCTCGTTGTCCTTGCGGCGGGCGTTGTGGGGCTGGTGGTGCGGCGATTCACGGGCTGA
- a CDS encoding DDE-type integrase/transposase/recombinase: MRGRRVRTTIPDPVTERPQDLVQRDVTATRPNQLWVADLTYVATWRGFVYVAFVIDVFARRIVGWRATTSLRSDLALDALEQARYDRALDGPVVHHSDRGSQPELNRSSQQVMCL; the protein is encoded by the coding sequence GTGCGCGGGCGTCGCGTGCGGACGACGATCCCCGACCCGGTCACCGAGCGGCCGCAGGACCTGGTGCAGCGGGACGTCACGGCGACGCGGCCCAATCAGCTCTGGGTGGCGGACCTGACGTACGTGGCGACGTGGCGCGGCTTTGTGTATGTGGCGTTCGTGATCGATGTGTTTGCGCGCCGCATCGTCGGCTGGCGCGCCACGACGTCGCTGCGCAGCGATCTCGCCCTGGACGCGCTGGAGCAGGCCCGGTACGACCGCGCGCTCGACGGCCCGGTCGTCCACCACAGCGACCGTGGGTCGCAACCCGAACTCAACCGGTCGTCGCAACAGGTGATGTGTTTGTAG
- a CDS encoding transposase has product MKWSLRESRVDSTGKFTDECLNENWFVSLCDAQRTIEAWRIDDNVARPHRSLADRTPDEFAKAQLITATSTNPQPD; this is encoded by the coding sequence ATGAAATGGAGCCTCCGGGAATCCCGGGTCGATTCAACCGGCAAGTTCACCGACGAGTGCCTCAACGAGAACTGGTTCGTGAGTCTCTGCGACGCGCAGCGAACGATCGAAGCGTGGCGGATCGACGACAACGTCGCTCGGCCGCATCGCAGCCTCGCCGATCGCACCCCGGACGAGTTTGCGAAAGCTCAACTGATCACTGCAACTTCAACCAACCCCCAACCGGACTAA